From the genome of Oscillospiraceae bacterium:
GCCTATGAGCCGCCACACGACCTTTCAAATCGGCGGTCCGGCGGATCTTTATATTGCGGTAAAAGATATTATTGCACTGAAGGATATTGTGCGCATGGCCGCCTCACTGAATGTGCCCCTGCTGACGCTTGGCAATGGCAGCAATGTGGTGGTCAGCGATGAGGGTATTCGAGGCGCGGTGCTTTCGCTTACCGGCGATTTCCGCCGCATCACACTCTCTGACCCAACTACAATCTGCTGCGGCTCGGGTGCAACTTTGGCGGCTCTGTGCAAGTTTGCGCAGCGCAACAGCTTGAGCGGCGCTGAGTTTGCCTGGGGCATTCCGGGCAGCGTTGGCGGTGCGGCCTTTATGAATGCCGGCGCCTACGAGGGGCAGTTCAGCGATATTTTGGTTTCTACCACCCATGTCACCACTACCGGCCGCACAGATTCCCTGCTGGGGCCGGAGATGGAAATGGATTACCGCAAGAGCGCCTACCTGAAAAATAACTGCATTATTACCTCTATTGTCGTACGGTTGGAGCCGGGTAATAAAGAACAGATTTCCATGCAGATGGATGACTACTTCAGCCGCCGCAAAGAAAAGCAGCCGCTTGAGCAGCCCAGTGCGGGCAGCATTTTTAAGCGGCCCGACGGCGCCTATGCTGGCGCTTTAATCGAAGAAGCCGGCCTGAAAGGCGAAAAAGTAGGCGGGGCAATGGTCAGCGAAAAGCATGCCGGCTTTATTGTCAACAACGGTGGTGCTACCTGCAGCGATGTAAAAGCGCTGATTGAAAAAATACAGGAAACGGTACTGAAAAAGAGCGGTGTTTCGCTGGAGTGTGAAGTGCGGTTTATCTCATAAGGAAGTGTCTGTAAATGGATTTTATCATTGTTACCGGATTGTCCGGCGCGGGCAAATCCCGTGCAGTCCATGCAATGGAGGACATTGGCTTTTACTGCATGGACAATATCCCGCCCAAGCTGATTCCGGCTGTCTACGACCTGTGTATGCAGGCCAAAGATTCCCTTTCCCACGTGGCTGTTGTTACAGATATCCGCGGCGGCGGCATGTTTTCCAGTTTGTTTGAAACACTTGAGGGCCTTCGCTTAGAGCACAAGACCTACAAAATTCTTTTCTTAGATGCGAGCGATACAGTGCTTATCAACCGCTTTAAAGAAACCCGCCGTAAGCACCCGCTGTCAGAGGACACAACCAGCCTTGACCAGGCTGTCAAACTGGAGCGCGAGATTCTGCGCCCTGTGCGGGAACTGGCCGACTATATCATTGATACTTCGCTTTTATCACCGGCACAGCTTAAAGAGCGGATTTCCAGTCTTTTCTTAGGCGACGCGACCTCGGCATTGCAGATTCACTGTATGTCTTTCGGTTTCAAATTTGGCATGGCAACAGAGGCCGACCTTGTGTTTGATGTACGCTGTCTGCCGAACCCCTATTATGTAGAGGAACTGCGTCATAAGACCGGACTGGATGCCCCAGTACGCGATTATGTGCTGAAATGGGACCAAACAAAAGGCTTTATCAGCCGTCTGTTTGACTTGATTGATTATATGATTCCGCTTTACTGTGACGAGGGAAAAAGTCAGCTGGTTATCGCCATCGGGTGCACAGGCGGGCACCACCGCTCTGTCACCATTGCGCAGCTGCTCTACGAGCATTTGGTGGAAAAGGGCTTCCGCGCCAGTGTAAACCATCGGGATATTCAAAAGAACTGAGTCCAGCCTGCAGCCTGTGAAAATGGGAAGTGATTTCGGAATGTCTTTTTCTTCAGACGTGAAAAAAGAGCTTTGCAAAGGGAAAAAGAAAGCACAGCGGCCCTGCTGTGAAAAAGCAGAATGCTATGGAATGTTGCTCTTTGGGCATTCCTTTCGCTTAGTAGACATTTCTTTCACAACAGAAAGTGCAGCGGCAGCAAACCGCGCTGCACAGCTGACAGCAGAAATGACCGGCGCCATTATTTCCATTCGTACGGTGCTGCGCCGCGTTTCTCATGCGGCAAGTGTCGTTTCGGTAGAGGACGAGCGCGACCGCCTGCGTGTGTTGGATTTTTTCGGCCATACAGGGAAAGAGGTCCCTTTGCGCCTCAATCGTGCGAATCTGGAAAACGAGTGCTGCACGGCGGCTTTTCTGCGCGGTGCATTTCTTTCCTGCGGGATGGTGATGAATCCGGAAAAAGATTACCGGCTGGAATTCAAAGTCCCTCACATGCACCTTTCGCGCGATATGACGGCCTTGCTCGGCGAGCTGCCCATGGCGCTGCAACCGGGTGTTTCACAGCGGCAGGGGACATATGTTGTCTACCTGAAAAGCAGTGAAAAAATTGCCGACCTGCTCACACTAATAGGTGCGCCGCATGCCGCCATGCAGTTTATGCAAATCAAAATGCTGCGCGAAGTGCGAAACCACGTCAATCGCCGCACCAATTTTGAAACAGCAAATTTGGATAAAACTGCTTCTGCCGCAGCACGCCAAATTTATGCCCTGCAGCAGCTGCAAGACTGTGGCGCGGGCCTTGAGGCTCTGCCGGCTGACCTGCGGGAGCTTGCCCGCTTGCGCTGGCAGAACCCGGAGCTTTCCCTGCGGGAGCTGGGAGAAAAGCTTTTGCCGCCGCTTTCCCGTTCCGGGGTAAACCACCGGCTGCAGCGTATTACGGAACTTTCCGAAAAAATCTGCAGAGAACGCAGAAAAAAATAAACCGCCGCCGGATTCTGCGAAGCCTGTTTGCCGGTTTTGGCGGCATTTTTTTGTTTTGGCGCGGGGATAAAAAACAGATCGTTTTGGCCGACAAGAGGAGAGATCATATATGTTTGTTCACCTGCATCTTCATACAGAATACAGCCTGCTAGATGGCGCCTGCCGTATTGAGCAGCTGCTGGATACGGCAAAAGCTCGCGGGGACAAAGCGGTCGCCATTACCGACCACGGTGTCATGTATGGTGCGGTGGATTTTTACAAAGCGGCAAAAGCCCGCGGCATTAAACCGATTATCGGCTGTGAGGTCTATGTTGCCCAGCGCAGCCGCTTTGACCGTACCCGCGAACTAGACGGCGAAAACCGCCATTTGGTTCTGCTGTGTGAAAACAATGAGGGTTACCAAAACTTGATTCAGCTAGTCAGCCGCGCATGGACCGAGGGCTTTTACAGCAAGCCGCGCATTGATTTTGAGCTTTTACAGAAATATCATACGGGAATCATCGCTCTGTCGGCCTGCTTAGCCGGCGAAATTCCGCGTGCCCTTTCTGCAAATGACTATCCGCGCGCAAAAGAGGCCGCTCTGCGCTATGAATCCATCTTTGGAAAAGACCATTTTTACCTTGAACTGCAGGACCACGGCCTGCCGGAGCAAAAACGTGTCAATCCGGGTATTCTGCGCCTTTCCGAGGAGACCGGCATTCCGCTGGTCGTGACCAACGACTGCCATTATATCCGCAAAGAAGACAGCGAGATGCACCATGTCCTGCTGTGTATTCAGACAAACCATACGCTTGATGAAGAGGGCGGGCTGGACTTTGGCAGCAAAGAGTTTTACTACAAAACGGAAGAAGAAATGCGCGCACTGTTTCCGCAGCACCCCGAAGCGGCCGACAACACGGTAAAGATTGCAGAGCGCTGCAATGTCACGTTTGAGTTTGGCAAAACGAAGCTGCCGCGCTTTGATACGCCGAATGGTCAGGATAATGTTGCGTACTTCCGCGAAAAATGCTATGCCGGTCTGCACCAGCACTATGGGGAACACCCTAAGCCGGAAATTACACAGCGTCTGGAGTACGAGCTGAATACGATAGAAAAAATGGGGTATGTCAATTATTATCTCATTGTGCACGATTTTGTGCGCCACGCCAAAGAGGTTGGCATTCCGGTGGGGCCGGGCCGCGGCTCCGGCGCGGGCAGCCTTGCGGCCTACTGTATCGGTATTACCGGCATTGACCCCATTCGGTATGATCTGCTGTTTGAACGCTTTTTAAATCCAGAGCGTGTCAGTATGCCTGATTTCGATATTGATTTTGCGGACGACCGCCGTCCGGAAATGATTGACTATGTTACGCAGAAATACGGTGCGGACCACGTCGCGCAGATTGTCACTTTTGGCACTATGGCTGCGCGCGGCTCTATCCGCGACGTTGGCCGTGTTATGGGCATTCCCTATGCGGCAGTTGACAGCGTGGCAAAGCTGATTCCCACAGCTCCCGGTCAGAGCATGACCCTGCAAAAAGCGCTGGATACCGTGCCGGAACTCAGGCACCGCTATGATGAAGACCCACAGGTGCACCGCCTGTTTGATATGGCACAAAAAATAGAGGGCATGCCGCGCAATGCTTCCACCCACGCGGCGGGGGTTGTCATTACCGACAAACCAGTGGCTGAGTACGTACCGCTTGCGAAAAACGGCGACTCGACTGTCTGCCAGTACACCATGACGACACTGGAAGAACTCGGCCTGCTAAAAATGGACTTTCTGGGGCTGCGCAACCTTTCGGTTATTCACGATGCCGAGGAAATGATTCAGAGCGGGCAGCCGAATTTTCGGGTTGCCCAGATTCCACTGGATGCACCGGAAGTCTATCAAATGCTTACAGCAGGCAATACAGATGGCGTATTTCAGTTTGAGTCAGCGGGTATGCGCAGCGTTATCATGCAGCTGCGCCCAGAGGGAATGGAGGACTTAATCGCTGTTATTTCGCTTTATCGCCCTGGTCCTATGGAATCTATCCCACGCTATATTCGCAACCGCCACCATCCCGAACTTGTCACCTATGCGCACCCGCTGCTCGAGCCGATTTTAAAGGTGACCTATGGCTGCATTGTCTATCAGGAGCAGGTCATGCAGATTTTCCGCTCGCTGGCGGGCTACAGCCTTGGCCGCGCAGATATCGTCCGCCGCGCCATGAGCAAGAAAAAGCATGCCGTAATGGAGCGCGAAAAAGAAATTTTTCTGCACGGTCTGCAGAGGGAAGACGGCACATGGGAAGTGCCCGGCTGTCTGCGCAACGGTGTAGATGAAGCAACTGCACTGAAAATTTACAGTGAAATGGAGAATTTTGCTTCGTACGCATTCAATAAATCACACGCGGCGGCGTACGCATACCTGGCGTATCAAACGGCATACTTAAAGTGTTTTTACCCGCGCCAGTATATGGCAGCGCTTATGACAAGCGTGCTGGACAATTCGGCAAAGCTCTCTTCCTATATTGCCGAGTGCGGCCGCCTGCATATCCGCGTGCTGCCACCGGAAATCAATTCCAGTGCGGCAGAGTTTACCGTTGTCGGCAAAGATATCCGCTTTGGGCTGCTGGCTGTGCGCAACCTTGGCCGCGGCTTGATCGATTCTGTACTTGAGGAGCGCAAAACTTCCGGAAACTTCCGCTCCTTTTATGATTTCTGCAAGCGCACATTCGACCAGATGAACCGCCGCGCACTGGAAAGCCTGATTCGCTGTGGTGCACTGGACCGCCTGGGCAACAACCGCCGCGAAATGATGACGGCTGTTCCGGGTATTTTAGAGGCCCTTGGCAGCGACAAGCGGCGCAATATCGAGGGTCAAATCGGCTTTTTCGACCAGCCGGGCGGTGGGGAAGAGGATACCTTTCAAATTGATGCCATGCCGGACTACAGCCCACAGGACAAGCTGACTATGGAAAAAGAAGCGACCGGCATGTTTCTTTCCGGCCACCCGATGGCAGCCTATGCAGGGCTTTATCAAAAAATTGGCGCCGCGAAAATTGGGGATATACTGGAATGCTTTTCGACACAGGGCGACAGCCGCTGGCACGACAACGACCGCATCACAATTTTAGGGATTGTTTCCGCAGTTAAAACCAAAGTGACGAAAAACAACAGCACCATGGCCTTTGTCACATTAGAAGATTTTAACGGCAGTATGGAGATTCTAATTTTCCCGCAGGCACTGGCGCGCTTTGCCCTACTACTCAATGAGGGGCGGGTGCTGTGTGCTACCGGCCGCCTGAGCGTGCGTGAGGACGAGGACCCAAAGCTTTTGTGTGACGAGATTCGCCCGGCAGAAGAGCTGCAGGAGTCCGTATCCAAAATCGGGCAGCCTGCCGGAAAGCACGTGAAACCAGGTCTTTACCTGCGGGTAAGCAGCAAAGAGGACACCGGCTACCTGCACGCGAAAAAGTACCTCGCTGTCTTTGACGGCCGCACACAGCTGTACGTCGTCTTTCAAAAAGAAAAAGAGTTTTTCCGTGCACCTGCTTCTATGGGGGTCGATGTAAACGAAGTTTTGCTGCAGGCCCTGCGGCAGGTGCTGGGTGATGGAAATGTCGCTTATGTGAAATAATTTTCCATGAGTATGATATAATTGTCCATATTATTTCCTTGTAGTGCATTAAAAAATAGCTTATAATAGAACTATATGAAGTTCTGCGGGTATTTTTGTTTCCCGCAGGCTGCCTGTAGTAAGAGGATAATTGGAGGTAATTTGAAATGAGTGCAAAGTCCATTGCTGTTCTCACCAGCGGCGGCGATGCTCCTGGCATGAATGCAGCAATTCGCGCAGTAGTCCGTGCGGGTATCGCAAAAGGCTTTAGCGTACTGGGTGTGCGCCGCGGCTACAATGGCCTGCTTAACGGCGATGTATATGAAATGAATCTG
Proteins encoded in this window:
- the murB gene encoding UDP-N-acetylmuramate dehydrogenase, with product MEKLEALKKTAENAGCLVLKDEPMSRHTTFQIGGPADLYIAVKDIIALKDIVRMAASLNVPLLTLGNGSNVVVSDEGIRGAVLSLTGDFRRITLSDPTTICCGSGATLAALCKFAQRNSLSGAEFAWGIPGSVGGAAFMNAGAYEGQFSDILVSTTHVTTTGRTDSLLGPEMEMDYRKSAYLKNNCIITSIVVRLEPGNKEQISMQMDDYFSRRKEKQPLEQPSAGSIFKRPDGAYAGALIEEAGLKGEKVGGAMVSEKHAGFIVNNGGATCSDVKALIEKIQETVLKKSGVSLECEVRFIS
- the rapZ gene encoding RNase adapter RapZ; this translates as MDFIIVTGLSGAGKSRAVHAMEDIGFYCMDNIPPKLIPAVYDLCMQAKDSLSHVAVVTDIRGGGMFSSLFETLEGLRLEHKTYKILFLDASDTVLINRFKETRRKHPLSEDTTSLDQAVKLEREILRPVRELADYIIDTSLLSPAQLKERISSLFLGDATSALQIHCMSFGFKFGMATEADLVFDVRCLPNPYYVEELRHKTGLDAPVRDYVLKWDQTKGFISRLFDLIDYMIPLYCDEGKSQLVIAIGCTGGHHRSVTIAQLLYEHLVEKGFRASVNHRDIQKN
- the whiA gene encoding DNA-binding protein WhiA → MSFSSDVKKELCKGKKKAQRPCCEKAECYGMLLFGHSFRLVDISFTTESAAAANRAAQLTAEMTGAIISIRTVLRRVSHAASVVSVEDERDRLRVLDFFGHTGKEVPLRLNRANLENECCTAAFLRGAFLSCGMVMNPEKDYRLEFKVPHMHLSRDMTALLGELPMALQPGVSQRQGTYVVYLKSSEKIADLLTLIGAPHAAMQFMQIKMLREVRNHVNRRTNFETANLDKTASAAARQIYALQQLQDCGAGLEALPADLRELARLRWQNPELSLRELGEKLLPPLSRSGVNHRLQRITELSEKICRERRKK
- a CDS encoding DNA polymerase III subunit alpha, whose amino-acid sequence is MFVHLHLHTEYSLLDGACRIEQLLDTAKARGDKAVAITDHGVMYGAVDFYKAAKARGIKPIIGCEVYVAQRSRFDRTRELDGENRHLVLLCENNEGYQNLIQLVSRAWTEGFYSKPRIDFELLQKYHTGIIALSACLAGEIPRALSANDYPRAKEAALRYESIFGKDHFYLELQDHGLPEQKRVNPGILRLSEETGIPLVVTNDCHYIRKEDSEMHHVLLCIQTNHTLDEEGGLDFGSKEFYYKTEEEMRALFPQHPEAADNTVKIAERCNVTFEFGKTKLPRFDTPNGQDNVAYFREKCYAGLHQHYGEHPKPEITQRLEYELNTIEKMGYVNYYLIVHDFVRHAKEVGIPVGPGRGSGAGSLAAYCIGITGIDPIRYDLLFERFLNPERVSMPDFDIDFADDRRPEMIDYVTQKYGADHVAQIVTFGTMAARGSIRDVGRVMGIPYAAVDSVAKLIPTAPGQSMTLQKALDTVPELRHRYDEDPQVHRLFDMAQKIEGMPRNASTHAAGVVITDKPVAEYVPLAKNGDSTVCQYTMTTLEELGLLKMDFLGLRNLSVIHDAEEMIQSGQPNFRVAQIPLDAPEVYQMLTAGNTDGVFQFESAGMRSVIMQLRPEGMEDLIAVISLYRPGPMESIPRYIRNRHHPELVTYAHPLLEPILKVTYGCIVYQEQVMQIFRSLAGYSLGRADIVRRAMSKKKHAVMEREKEIFLHGLQREDGTWEVPGCLRNGVDEATALKIYSEMENFASYAFNKSHAAAYAYLAYQTAYLKCFYPRQYMAALMTSVLDNSAKLSSYIAECGRLHIRVLPPEINSSAAEFTVVGKDIRFGLLAVRNLGRGLIDSVLEERKTSGNFRSFYDFCKRTFDQMNRRALESLIRCGALDRLGNNRREMMTAVPGILEALGSDKRRNIEGQIGFFDQPGGGEEDTFQIDAMPDYSPQDKLTMEKEATGMFLSGHPMAAYAGLYQKIGAAKIGDILECFSTQGDSRWHDNDRITILGIVSAVKTKVTKNNSTMAFVTLEDFNGSMEILIFPQALARFALLLNEGRVLCATGRLSVREDEDPKLLCDEIRPAEELQESVSKIGQPAGKHVKPGLYLRVSSKEDTGYLHAKKYLAVFDGRTQLYVVFQKEKEFFRAPASMGVDVNEVLLQALRQVLGDGNVAYVK